One part of the Rattus rattus isolate New Zealand chromosome 14, Rrattus_CSIRO_v1, whole genome shotgun sequence genome encodes these proteins:
- the Lman2 gene encoding vesicular integral-membrane protein VIP36 — protein sequence MAAEAWLWRWGWGWGQRCPGRPGLPGPGPGPTTFLHFLLLLGLVAADITDGNSEHLKREHSLIKPYQGVGSSSMPLWDFQGSTMLTSQYVRLTPDERSKEGSIWNHQPCFLKDWEMHVHFKVHGTGKKNLHGDGIALWYTRDRLVPGPVFGSKDNFHGLAVFLDTYPNDETTERVFPYISVMVNNGSLSYDHSKDGRWSELAGCTADFRNRDHDTFLAVRYSRGRLTVMTDLEDKNEWKNCIDVTGVRLPTGYYFGASAGTGDLSDNHDLISIKLFQLTVERTPEEESIDWTKIEPGVNFLKSPKDNVDDPTGNFRGGPLTGWRVFLLLLCALLGIIVCAVVGAVVFQKRQERNKRFY from the exons ATGGCGGCTGAGGCCTGGCTATGgcgctggggctggggctggggtcaGCGGTGCCCAGGGAGGCCTGGGCTTCCTGGCCCCGGCCCGGGCCCCACtacatttctacattttcttctgttgctgGGGCTGGTGGCTGCGGATATAACCGACGGCAACAGTGAACACCTCAAGCGGGAGCACTCGCTCATCAAGCCCTACCAAG GAGTCGGTTCCAGTTCCATGCCGCTCTGGGACTTCCAAGGCAGCACGATGCTTACGAGCCAGTACGTGCGTCTGACCCCTGACGAGCGCAGCAAAGAGGGCTCTATTTGGAACCACCAG CCATGCTTCCTTAAGGACTGGGAAATGCATGTCCACTTCAAAGTCCATGGCACTGGGAAGAAGAATCTCCATGGAGACGGCATCGCCTTGTGGTACACCCGAGACCGCCTTGTACCAG GGCCTGTGTTTGGGAGCAAAGACAACTTCCATGGTTTGGCCGTCTTCTTGGACACATATCCCAATGACGAGACCACTGAG CGTGTGTTCCCGTACATCTCGGTGATGGTGAACAATGGCTCTCTGTCGTATGATCACAGCAAAGATGGGCGCTGGAGCGAGTTGGCAGGCTGCACGGCTGACTTCCGCAATCGGGACCATGACACCTTCCTAGCTGTGCGCTATTCCCGGGGCCGCCTCACG GTGATGACTGACCTGGAGGACAAGAACGAGTGGAAGAACTGCATCGATGTCACAGGGGTGCGCCTGCCTACCGGCTACTACTTTGGAGCCTCTGCTGGCACCGGCGACCTGTCTG ACAACCACGACCTCATCTCCATCAAGCTGTTCCAGCTCACAGTAGAGCGCACACCTGAGGAGGAGAGCATCGACTGGACCAAGATCGAGCCTGGTGTCAACTTCCTCAAGTCCCCTAAAG ACAATGTGGATGACCCCACTGGAAACTTCCGAGGTGGGCCCCTGACGGGGTGGAGGGTGTTCCTGCTGCTACTCTGCGCCCTCCTGGGCATCATCGTCTGTGCTGTGGTGGGTGCCGTGGTGTTTCAGAAGCGCCAGGAGCGGAACAAGCGTTTCTACTGA